The window TATGTAAAGTAAATgtgttcaactttttttttactgcaaatgTGTTCAACTTAAAACTATATACGTATACACATGGTCACCGGCATAAGAATGCAAAATCTGCGTCCTTTATTTGCAGTATTTATGGCACATGTTTTGAataatcaaagtctgaaaaagaaaacacctatacacaaattaaaataaaaggctGATTAAAACAGAGAccagaaaaaataacaaaaatctaGGGTCCCTTTCCCTTTCGTCAACAAAAGGATCCCCACACCAAAGGGAACCATAAATTGACAGAAGTTGCCCTAAATGATGAACCTATTTCAACGTTCCtataacatgattttgaaatttctcAACCTGTCATAGCTTGGGTACAAAGTCCCTCATTAATAGGCAAAACATCCCATGCGAGTAAAACTTGTAAAGCTTATAATATATAGTTTACACTTTACAGATCAGAAGTGCATACCAACTTTTTTCCCATTTGGGTAACGGGTATCCGTCCGAATTGTCCAAAAATTGAAGGCAATTGCTCCTATCAAATTGAGTATTGGACTTCATAGTGACTCCGAGACTCACAACcaacaagaaaaattatttagtcTAGAATCACCACATGCATATCTATGGTCTTGATCTTGAATCATTTTCACACGATATCTactcaagtttttaaaattaacaatactCAAATATGTGTCATGTGAAAATTCGAAGAGATCGTCCAGAACCACATGAGAATTTCTCTGATAATCATATGCACACTTCCATCTCTATATTGTTCAAAATAGTTGTCACTTGAGCAATGGAAGGCCTACACTTCCTTGAATTACCAACACAAGCTGAAGCAACTTTGGCTAATCTAACTAGAGGCTTCATGTCAGAAGGAATCACCAACCTAGCATCCAAAAGTTCACCAAAACTCGTTTCCTTGATCAAAGGCAATGCCCATTTAGCTATCAATCCTTCCTCACACCCTCTACCACTTAATAGCTCAAGCATGATCACCCCTAACCCATAAACATCACTTTCCTTGCCAGCACCACCCCCTTCTTCATTCCAATACTCATCATCCACATACCCTACTAGCCCTCTCTTTTCTCGGGGTGCCAAAAAATTGAGACCATAATCACAAATCCTAGGACAAAAATTGACATCAATTAAAACATTTGAGGACTTGACACACCCATGTACAATGTTTGGTGTCGCCACTTCATGAAGGTACTGAATCCCTCTAGCTGCTCCAGACGCAATTCTGATCCTCTTGTTCCAATCCAAGAGTGATGCACCATTAACATTTTGATGCAAATAGAAATCCAAACTCACCATTCTCCCAAACTCCATCACTATGATCCTCTCGCCCGGTGCTTCGGAGAATCCTAGGATAGAAACAATGTTGGGGTGTTGAGCTGAAGAGAGCCATTTCAACACTGATGAGAATCCAAATCCTGCATTGCTCAACACAAGAACGGAATGAATCCTTTTCACAGCCACAAGTTCTCCATTCTCTTGTACGCCGGCATACACGGTTCCTACGCGACCCTTTCCCAGAATTCTGCTATGGTTGAAGCCATCAGTGGCAGCATGAATGTCCATCAATGAGTATGCACGAGCACAATGCTTCACAGCAAGTGTTTCTTCGGATTCAACCGGTTTCTTCTTGCACACAAGATAGAGAACAACAGCAAGAACAAAGAAGGATATAGATAGAGTAACCATGACCACATCATAAGCAATGTACGTGCCATGGTTCATTATTTTGctacccttttttttattattttggatgATTCAAGATGTTGCACAATTGATTCAATTTCTTTTGGTTGTGATGTTGGAGTAATTGAGTGGTGAAGAAGAGAATAGAGGTAAAGGAAGAAGGTGGAAAAAAGGGAAGAGATTGGATTGTTTTTGTCAAAGAGAAGTGTGGAAACTAGCTTATAATATAATGTGATTCAAAGTAGGTGAGAGATCAAACCGTTGAAGTGAaggttgaaaaagaaaagagtggATTTGTTTGACAAAAAAGGGTGGATTGGTGAGAAAATTGAGAAGTTTATAATTGAATTTAGCTGTGGCAGTTCATTGTTGGCTGCTCAGCCACTCTGTTTTAATTACTGAAAGGATACTTTAAAATGACACGACATAGTGAAGATTTTAAGGATACGACTTATATGTCATGAGAATGTCGGTTTGAATCTTCTTGTGAATGTGAGTATGTtgttaataaataatgtttatgCAAGTTTAGTTTGAGTCGTCAAATCTGTCTCAGTTTTAAAAGAGTTCAATACTTATTTTACctaaattttatacaaaaaatgatattctatactattttatataaattttactccaaacttattttcataataaattttttaaaacataaattcgtcactttaaaaatttattttgacccAAATTACTTTTATTACTAATAATCCAAAAACGTACTCAATTTCCAAGAATCAATTCCAGTTTCATATTgaaagtgaaaataataaataattacttcaaTTTTTCAGCgtgattttaaaaaacaaataggaTGTTTGGATAACACCAATAACAATTCTACTCCTAAAAATTAAGGTGGtataatgaaaaagtaaaaattattatgaatctaattcaaacatatgaaaaattgattttagtatCTATGCCAATACGCTTTATCAATTTTCACGAGAAGATAAAGTTTTTCCTGGGTCTAGCAGCATAGTGTGGGATTTCTGATAGATTATGATTCCCAAAATATGTTAGTcgtgaaaattatatatattttttgaaaagaaaatatttttaaaatagtaaaggaattttcatggttctattaataaataaatatttaaaagtgagacataaaatttatttttgattattagttttttttttaaataactaagtTTGTAgtttttaacaatagaaaattgttttatatttaatacaaattatgataataattttgataaatatatcaattttagttataataatattgtaattCATAAGATAATAGAATAACTTTTGATATAAGTGTATTTGATTTAGTAATTAGTTTGTAAGTAATTTcgataataataagaaatagaGATTAGAAAAGTAAAGTTTTGAGAAGAAATAGAAATCGAAAAAAGTCAAGAGTTTAGAGATGTGCACTAGAATGAACATACGTGAATTCATAAAAGTTAAGAATTGAATACATACATCATGACTTGTTGTACTTTTATCAATTTAGATGATAGGCATGTTGGTATTTTGAGAAATTAAGTGATTATGTATCAATCTCCTGAAATTGATaatcaacaattttatttatcgATTTACAAcactaaatattaaattacatgATTTCGACACATGTACAACAATATTTCTAAATACATATATCTAATATTAGTCATTGTCTTTGTGTAACTTCTCTACAACACTTCGATTTGTCAAAAATACTTCCATTCGTCTTAAAACAATtacatcaaaatttaattttcatacctTACTCAAAATTTACACAACTAAAATAACACCTAAATTCA of the Glycine max cultivar Williams 82 chromosome 13, Glycine_max_v4.0, whole genome shotgun sequence genome contains:
- the LOC100809726 gene encoding serine/threonine-protein kinase-like protein ACR4; this encodes MNHGTYIAYDVVMVTLSISFFVLAVVLYLVCKKKPVESEETLAVKHCARAYSLMDIHAATDGFNHSRILGKGRVGTVYAGVQENGELVAVKRIHSVLVLSNAGFGFSSVLKWLSSAQHPNIVSILGFSEAPGERIIVMEFGRMVSLDFYLHQNVNGASLLDWNKRIRIASGAARGIQYLHEVATPNIVHGCVKSSNVLIDVNFCPRICDYGLNFLAPREKRGLVGYVDDEYWNEEGGGAGKESDVYGLGVIMLELLSGRGCEEGLIAKWALPLIKETSFGELLDARLVIPSDMKPLVRLAKVASACVGNSRKCRPSIAQVTTILNNIEMEVCI